The following coding sequences are from one Dermacentor silvarum isolate Dsil-2018 chromosome 4, BIME_Dsil_1.4, whole genome shotgun sequence window:
- the LOC119448144 gene encoding receptor expression-enhancing protein 4 isoform X3, with product MGLCSCSRIMLALGLLWPVYASFKTIDERNNGHKTVFLLKYWVSIGTYLLLDCMVEILFGAHFADFISGLRLAAFIWVLVQAPEDLYESLVRPRMKLWEPTIDKFLEELEKLVIFM from the exons ATGGGCCTGTGTTCGTGCAGTCGAATCATGCTGGCGCTCGGCCTTCTCTGGCCCGTGTACGCCTCGTTCAAGACCATCGACGAGAGGAATAACGGCCACAAGACGGTCTTCCTGCTCAAGTACTGGGTCAGCATTGGCACCTACCTGCTCCTGGACTGCATGGTCGAGATCTTGTTCGGCGCCCACTTCGCGGACTTCATCAGCGGACTCAGGCTGGCCGCCTTCATCTGGGTACTG gtacAAGCGCCGGAAGACCTTTATGAAAGTTTAGTTCGACCTCGAATGAAACTGTGGGAGCCGACTATCGACAAGTTTCTGGAGGAATTGGAGAAACTCGTTATTTTCATGTAA